A single genomic interval of Spinacia oleracea cultivar Varoflay chromosome 6, BTI_SOV_V1, whole genome shotgun sequence harbors:
- the LOC110785813 gene encoding nudix hydrolase 11 has product MDAKNEDNRSKKLSDLAQRLRLCQPYLSVNDFAATNVGSYDRPPRAQTDRRAAVLICIFEGDNCELRVILTQRSSTLSSHSGEVALPGGKMEEGDRDEVATALREANEEIGLDPSLVDVVSILKPFSMKNGMVVVPVIGLLFDKIAFHPTLNKAEVEVVFDAPLEMFLKDENRREVEREWMGEKYLLHYFDYEAEGRKFVIFALTAGILIETASMVYQQSPAFVEMKPNFWIKPANKC; this is encoded by the exons ATGGATGCCAAAAATGAAGATAACAGATCGAAGAAATTATCAGACTTGGCTCAACGGCTCCGACTGTGTCAGCCTTATTTATCTGTAAATGATTTTGCTGCCACCAATGTTGGAAGTTATGACAGGCCACCAAGAGCGCAGACTGATAGAAGAGCTGCAGTTCTGATCTGCATCTTTGAAGGAGACAATTGTGAACTGCGAGTCATCCTCACTCAACGTTCTTCCACTCTCTCATCTCACTCTG GTGAAGTGGCTCTTCCTGGTGGAAAAATGGAGGAAGGCGACAGAGATGAAGTTGCAACCGCATTGAGGGAAGCAAATGAAGAGATTGGTTTGGACCCTTCACTTGTTGACGTTGTTTCCATTCTCAAACCTTTCTCTATGAAG AATGGCATGGTTGTAGTGCCAGTGATTGGCCTGCTCTTTGACAAAATTGCATTTCATCCCACCTTAAATAAAGCTGAAGTCGAAGTGGTATTCGATGCTCCCTTGGAAATGTTTCTCAAG GATGAAAACAGAAGAGAAGTGGAGAGGGAATGGATGGGAGAAAAGTATCTCCTTCATTACTTTGACTATGAAGCCGAGGGCAGAAAGTTCGTTATCTTTGCTTTGACTGCTGGAATCTTGATAGAGACTGCATCAATGGTGTACCAGCAATCACCTGCGTTTGTAGAGATGAAGCCTAATTTCTGGATTAAACCCGCCAATAAATGCTAG
- the LOC110785812 gene encoding nudix hydrolase 15, mitochondrial, whose amino-acid sequence MLSILRKLPSPFYLHIPTAFKTPLLSTSPPSTFSLLMNPHSPSLRLSALAQQLRLYKHPPPIEDDDAADIEEETGKVVAQVGFAESSNPIGQNLEKVRELKGSENEQVYKPKRAAVLICVFEGDAGDLRVILTKRSSRLSTHSGEVALPGGKADDGDKDDVDTAIREAKEEIGLDPSLVNAVTTLEPFLSKHLLKVVPVIGILSNKDAFKPDPNAAEVETIFDAPLEMFIKDENHRAEEREWMGCKYLIHYFDYETVNKKYVIWGLTAGILIRAASVVYQRPPPFLEQNPKFKVPSCTDKDTVMR is encoded by the exons ATGTTATCAATTCTACGAAAACTACCATCGCCGTTTTACCTACACATACCAACAGCATTCAAAACTCCATTATTATCAACATCACCACcttcaactttctctctcctcatgaATCCCCACTCCCCTTCTCTGAGACTCTCAGCCTTAGCGCAGCAGCTCCGCCTCTACAAACACCCGCCACCAATAGAAGACGACGACGCCGCCGACATCGAAGAAGAGACTGGGAAGGTGGTTGCCCAAGTGGGTTTTGCTGAATCTTCGAACCCAATTGGGCAGAATTTGGAGAAGGTAAGAGAATTGAAGGGGTCGGAAAACGAACAGGTTTATAAGCCGAAAAGAGCAGCTGTTCTTATTTGCGTTTTTGAAGGGGATGCTGGGGATCTTCGTGTTATTCTTACTAAACGATCTTCCAGGCTTTCTACTCACTCGG GGGAAGTGGCATTGCCAGGTGGGAAAGCTGATGATGGTGATAAAGATGATGTGGACACCGCAATAAGGGAGGCTAAGGAGGAGATTGGATTGGATCCATCACTAGTTAATGCCGTGACCACTCTCGAGCCATTTTTATCTAAG CATCTCTTAAAAGTAGTACCAGTTATTGGGATACTGTCTAATAAGGATGCATTCAAGCCAGATCCAAATGCTGCTGAGGTAGAAACAATATTTGATGCTCCCTTGGAGATGTTCATCAAG GATGAAAATCACAGAGCAGAGGAAAGAGAATGGATGGGATGCAAGTACTTGATTCATTATTTTGATTATGAAACAGTTAACAAAAAGTATGTGATATGGGGTCTAACTGCTGGGATCTTAATTCGAGCTGCATCAGTTGTTTATCAAAGACCACCACCATTTCTGGAGCAGAATCCCAAATTTAAGGTTCCTAGCTGTACTGATAAAGACACTGTTATGCGGTGA
- the LOC110785806 gene encoding transcription factor TCP24, whose product MRTSSAKKPRSNNKIYTARGPKDRRIRLSADIAIQFFDVQDRLGYDRATEAVDWLISKAKGSIDKLFDSSVQQQSKHLTHLESMSDSGVQVDFLPEIMSSRKDYGTPNFHHSCDNNNNISAYNCTMENSMFLPCIQMENISENQGFAHPTFSSYLGLEDSSRPCFQQIEEIKGQNARMVMFNSKSNSRNGEHPFISDSLPLFLQASNNDSSLCHSPTSDPELNLCLPGNCTSAISDSGQGTFF is encoded by the coding sequence ATGAGAACATCATCAGCAAAAAAACCTCGCAGCAACAACAAAATCTACACGGCTAGAGGTCCTAAAGATAGGAGGATTCGGTTGTCTGCAGATATTGCTATTCAGTTCTTTGATGTCCAAGATCGACTTGGCTATGATCGTGCTACCGAGGCAGTTGATTGGCTTATCAGTAAGGCAAAAGGGTCAATTGATAAACTCTTTGATAGCTCTGTGCAACAACAGTCTAAGCACCTTACCCATTTAGAAAGTATGTCAGATTCTGGTGTTCAGGTTGATTTTCTACCAGAAATTATGTCAAGCCGAAAAGACTATGGAACGCCGAATTTCCACCACTCGTGtgacaacaacaataacatatCAGCGTACAATTGTACTATGGAGAATTCTATGTTCCTGCCTTGTATTCAGATGGAGAATATCTCAGAAAATCAAGGCTTTGCTCATCCAACTTTCTCAAGCTATCTAGGCTTAGAGGATAGCAGTAGGCCTTGTTTTCAGCAGATAGAAGAAATCAAGGGCCAGAACGCAAGAATGGTCATGTTCAACTCCAAATCAAATTCAAGAAATGGGGAGCATCCATTTATTTCAGATTCTTTGCCATTATTTTTGCAAGCCTCAAATAACGATTCATCTTTGTGTCACTCACCAACAAGTGACCCGGAACTCAATCTTTGTCTTCCGGGCAACTGCACATCAGCCATTAGTGACTCTGGACAGGGGACCTTTTTCTAA